A single Comamonas sp. NLF-1-9 DNA region contains:
- a CDS encoding copper resistance protein CopC, whose product MSVAAAPGGSVGWRPSPVRQLLALALALALLLAGGRALAHASLVHAEPANASVLAEAPSSATLLFNEDVTPTRIELVDAGGHASVPPAVHAEGATLTVQLPELGRGSHALAWHVASADGHPVSGVLAFSIGSPGVAPSAGATAAHMPRTLAATIWLARVAVYLGLFFGVGGVFFRVWVADGAQNPGRPPPAVGVALFIGLAGACLAPGLQGADMLGLGAVRGLSAHAWRTGAASPYGLTLALATAALLLAWLARHLPGRGAVRAVSLLALACTGLALAASGHASTAPPQWATRPAVWLHGVAATLWLGALPPLAQALRRGDTAALRTVARFSRWIVYPLVVLVGAGVLLASVQLGRPGALLTTDYGRVLALKLALVAALLLLAARHRWQLTGAVLQGQTGAARRLRRSIAAEAVLVLAVLAVVALWRFTPPPRALAQTTQAADKPQVLRLHGARAMAELRLSPARVGPVSITAAIGDGTSDAPAAQAVKFTLSNPAADIASLRADAQPLPDGRWRAPAVLVPVAGLWDVRVDILIDEFTQLSLQGSVRIQR is encoded by the coding sequence ATGAGCGTGGCTGCGGCCCCGGGCGGCAGCGTCGGCTGGCGGCCCAGTCCGGTGCGGCAACTGCTGGCCCTGGCCCTCGCTCTCGCGCTGCTGCTGGCGGGCGGGCGGGCACTGGCGCACGCCTCCCTGGTGCATGCCGAACCGGCCAACGCCAGCGTGCTGGCAGAGGCGCCCTCGAGCGCCACGCTGCTCTTCAATGAAGACGTCACGCCCACTCGCATCGAGCTTGTCGACGCCGGCGGCCACGCCAGCGTGCCCCCTGCCGTGCATGCCGAGGGTGCCACGCTTACGGTGCAGTTGCCCGAGCTCGGCCGGGGCAGCCACGCGCTGGCCTGGCATGTGGCGTCCGCCGACGGGCACCCGGTCAGCGGCGTGCTGGCGTTTTCGATCGGCTCGCCCGGGGTTGCGCCGTCGGCAGGCGCAACCGCCGCACACATGCCCAGAACGCTGGCTGCGACCATCTGGCTGGCGCGCGTCGCGGTGTATCTGGGGCTGTTCTTCGGCGTCGGCGGCGTGTTCTTTCGCGTCTGGGTGGCCGATGGTGCGCAGAACCCCGGCCGCCCACCGCCTGCCGTCGGCGTGGCGCTCTTCATCGGCTTGGCCGGCGCCTGTCTGGCCCCCGGCCTGCAAGGCGCCGACATGCTCGGCCTGGGCGCGGTCCGGGGCCTGAGCGCGCACGCCTGGCGAACCGGCGCCGCCAGCCCCTACGGTCTGACCTTGGCGCTGGCGACAGCCGCACTGCTGCTCGCCTGGCTCGCCCGCCACCTGCCTGGGCGGGGCGCGGTTCGCGCCGTGAGCCTGCTGGCGCTGGCCTGCACCGGGCTGGCGCTGGCGGCCAGCGGCCATGCCAGCACCGCGCCGCCGCAGTGGGCCACACGCCCCGCGGTCTGGCTGCATGGCGTGGCGGCCACGCTGTGGCTGGGCGCGCTGCCGCCGCTGGCGCAGGCGCTGCGCCGGGGCGACACCGCCGCCCTGCGCACAGTGGCCCGTTTTTCGCGCTGGATCGTCTATCCGCTGGTGGTGCTGGTGGGCGCGGGGGTGCTGCTGGCGTCGGTGCAGCTCGGACGCCCCGGCGCCCTGCTCACGACCGACTACGGCCGGGTGCTGGCGCTCAAGCTCGCGCTGGTGGCCGCGCTGCTGCTGCTGGCCGCCAGGCACCGCTGGCAGCTGACGGGCGCTGTGCTGCAGGGGCAAACGGGCGCGGCGCGGCGCCTGCGCCGCTCCATCGCGGCAGAGGCGGTGCTGGTGCTGGCCGTGCTCGCGGTGGTGGCGCTGTGGCGCTTCACGCCGCCGCCGCGCGCGCTGGCGCAGACCACGCAGGCTGCGGACAAGCCCCAAGTGCTGCGGCTGCATGGGGCGCGTGCCATGGCCGAGCTGCGGCTCAGCCCCGCGCGCGTCGGGCCGGTCTCGATCACGGCGGCCATCGGCGATGGCACCTCGGACGCGCCCGCCGCGCAGGCGGTGAAATTCACGCTCTCCAATCCTGCGGCGGACATAGCCTCGCTGCGGGCTGACGCCCAACCCCTGCCTGACGGGCGCTGGCGTGCGCCGGCGGTGCTGGTCCCGGTGGCCGGGCTCTGGGACGTGCGCGTGGACATCCTGATCGACGAATTCACCCAGCTCAGTCTGCAGGGCAGCGTTCGTATCCAGCGCTGA
- a CDS encoding transglutaminase domain-containing protein yields MQHDAPSHEHLRPTAVIESDHPAVAAFAREHACGNGARECAVALYLAMRDDFRYDPYRIDLSLQGMRASTVLAGGYGCCVPKAVLLAAAARAAGIAARLGFADVRNHRSTERMRRIMRTDVFYWHGYTELWLDGAWLKATPVSKLGLCERFGLLPLEFDGVHDSLYHAFDRSGQRHMQYVHQGSFDDLPLAELLTDFRRHCPGWEALAQPDFQAEGQREAGS; encoded by the coding sequence ATGCAGCACGACGCCCCCAGCCACGAGCACCTGCGGCCCACTGCCGTGATCGAAAGCGACCATCCGGCCGTTGCGGCCTTCGCACGCGAGCATGCGTGCGGCAACGGCGCGCGCGAGTGCGCCGTGGCGCTGTACCTGGCGATGCGCGACGACTTTCGCTACGACCCCTACCGCATCGACCTCAGCCTGCAGGGCATGCGCGCCAGCACGGTGCTGGCCGGGGGCTATGGCTGTTGCGTGCCCAAGGCGGTGCTGCTGGCGGCAGCGGCGCGTGCCGCGGGTATTGCTGCTCGCCTGGGTTTTGCCGACGTGCGCAACCACCGGAGCACCGAGCGCATGCGCCGCATCATGCGGACTGACGTCTTCTACTGGCACGGCTACACCGAGCTGTGGTTGGACGGCGCCTGGCTCAAGGCCACGCCGGTATCCAAGCTTGGGCTGTGCGAACGCTTCGGCCTGCTGCCGCTGGAGTTCGACGGCGTGCACGATTCCCTCTACCACGCGTTCGACCGCAGCGGCCAGCGCCACATGCAATACGTGCACCAGGGCAGCTTCGACGACCTGCCGCTGGCGGAGTTGCTGACCGACTTTCGCCGGCATTGCCCGGGTTGGGAAGCGCTGGCCCAGCCCGATTTTCAGGCTGAGGGGCAGCGCGAAGCCGGATCATGA
- a CDS encoding aminopeptidase, with amino-acid sequence MSRRLQRLALAVLACAMLAGCASAGYYWQSLRGHWALLHAARPLSDWVAEAQTPPPLRERLALALRVRRFASSALALPDNASYTRYAQLKRSAAVWNVVAAPPYSLSLHTWCFAIVGCVGYRGYFDEADARAEAARLAASGLETSVYGVPAYSTLGYSNWLGGDPLLSTWANWPEGDFVRLMLHELAHQQVYAAGDTAFNESYATAVGRLGTQLWLAEHADAAARAAWEVAEQRRSQWRELTRTTRERLAEIYKQKTASAQASQALQAMKKEVFTDFAADYARLRAQWQAQGSSDAQLAALDRWVREANNASFAAQGAYDDLVPAFIALFEEQGRDWPRFHAAVAELAALTQSERHARLQALMPLSRAATQ; translated from the coding sequence ATGAGCCGGCGGCTGCAGCGCCTGGCGCTTGCCGTGCTGGCCTGCGCGATGCTTGCCGGCTGCGCCAGCGCCGGCTACTACTGGCAGTCGCTGCGCGGGCACTGGGCCTTGCTGCACGCGGCGCGCCCGCTCAGCGACTGGGTGGCCGAAGCGCAGACGCCGCCGCCGCTGCGCGAGCGCCTGGCGCTTGCGCTGCGGGTGCGCCGCTTTGCCAGCAGCGCGCTGGCGCTGCCTGACAACGCCAGCTACACGCGCTACGCACAGCTCAAGCGCAGCGCAGCGGTGTGGAACGTGGTCGCGGCGCCGCCTTATTCGCTGAGCCTGCACACCTGGTGCTTTGCTATCGTCGGCTGCGTGGGCTACCGCGGCTATTTCGACGAAGCCGATGCGCGCGCCGAGGCCGCACGCCTGGCCGCGAGCGGGCTGGAGACCAGCGTCTACGGCGTGCCGGCCTATTCCACGCTGGGCTACAGCAACTGGCTGGGCGGCGACCCGCTGCTGTCCACTTGGGCGAACTGGCCCGAGGGCGATTTCGTGCGCCTGATGCTGCACGAGCTCGCGCACCAGCAGGTCTATGCCGCAGGCGATACCGCGTTCAACGAATCCTATGCCACCGCGGTCGGGCGGCTGGGCACGCAGTTGTGGCTTGCCGAGCATGCCGACGCCGCCGCACGCGCGGCCTGGGAAGTGGCCGAGCAGCGCCGCTCCCAATGGCGCGAACTCACCCGAACGACGCGCGAGCGCCTGGCAGAAATTTACAAGCAAAAAACGGCTTCAGCGCAGGCAAGTCAAGCGCTGCAAGCTATGAAAAAAGAAGTTTTCACCGACTTTGCCGCCGACTACGCGCGCCTGCGTGCGCAGTGGCAGGCCCAGGGCAGCAGCGACGCCCAGCTGGCCGCGCTGGACCGCTGGGTGCGCGAGGCCAACAACGCGAGCTTCGCCGCGCAAGGCGCCTACGACGACCTCGTGCCCGCCTTCATCGCGCTGTTCGAAGAGCAGGGGCGCGACTGGCCGCGCTTTCACGCCGCCGTCGCCGAACTGGCTGCGCTGACGCAGAGCGAGCGCCACGCGCGCCTGCAGGCGCTGATGCCGCTCAGTCGCGCAGCGACGCAATGA
- a CDS encoding DUF1840 domain-containing protein encodes MLYKFKSRATSDLIMLEPVGRRVLEIIGKSPDAPQGIITAEQIPAAIAALQKAVQDEESGKTAPDAAEAGADPTQEAQEPSERVWLRQRVAPFIEMLQTSAAQGREVVW; translated from the coding sequence ATGTTGTACAAATTCAAGTCGCGCGCCACCTCCGACCTCATCATGCTCGAGCCCGTGGGCCGGCGGGTGCTGGAGATCATCGGCAAATCGCCCGACGCGCCCCAGGGCATCATCACCGCCGAGCAGATTCCCGCGGCCATCGCGGCGCTGCAAAAGGCCGTGCAGGACGAAGAAAGCGGCAAGACAGCCCCTGACGCCGCCGAAGCCGGCGCCGACCCGACGCAGGAAGCGCAGGAGCCCAGCGAGCGCGTCTGGCTGCGCCAGCGCGTCGCGCCTTTCATCGAGATGCTGCAGACCAGCGCCGCCCAGGGCCGCGAAGTCGTCTGGTAG
- a CDS encoding TonB-dependent receptor domain-containing protein: MCLYLIPPWPAPVRRRAPGVAALAATLCGFAVCAGAQTPAPDAAPTLPVMTVTGAEPGSPAAPGTDALRQRIEQTAGSVGFIDNATLADRYQANLRDVLQDAPGVFTQSRYGQELRLSIRGSGIARAYHVRGIELLQDGIPTNLADGSGDFYEIDPMGLRVTEIYKGGNALGLGSSTLGGAVNFITPTARTALAPNIVQFSGGSFGSGQVSGQVSRVRGDLDFLLNATVTHADGWRAHERGDYRQFNANLGYRLGAAAETRFYLGAYDTRQRLPGTLSLADALADPRQAGAGVVAQDQARDMRVQRLANRTSLPWGGGRLDVDSWLIHTDMFHPIFQVLTTKGNTWGIAPRYTRAWQAGGMRNEVTLGARLYAGDYEALRFVNAGGAAGAPTLDSRQRALNQEAYLENRTFLTPQLALVAGLKALRHERRYDDRGLPGAGAPSSDAAIYSGLDPRVGLLWQPRPQLQVFANLTRSQDVPDFTDLTQTFGATSRFVPLAAQRAWTAEVGTRGSHGPLRWDLSYYRSQVRGELLQYSVDPAVPAATFNAGRTLHQGVELGATLELARNLLADHGGDRLVLQQIWNWSDFRFQGDAQHGNGAIPGLPRHLLRTTLGYRRADGFYVTPTLDWVPGGAWVDYANTLKTPGYALLGLKLGATLRDGLSFYVDLRNLTNRRYVADFAPVLDARAAPVKTFYPGTGRSLHAGMRYEF, translated from the coding sequence ATGTGCCTGTATCTCATACCCCCCTGGCCCGCACCCGTCCGTCGGCGAGCGCCGGGCGTCGCCGCACTTGCGGCGACGCTGTGCGGCTTCGCCGTCTGCGCCGGTGCGCAAACACCCGCGCCCGACGCGGCCCCCACGCTGCCCGTGATGACGGTCACCGGCGCCGAGCCGGGATCGCCTGCCGCGCCAGGCACCGATGCGCTGCGCCAGCGCATCGAACAGACCGCTGGCTCGGTCGGCTTCATCGACAACGCCACGTTGGCGGACCGCTACCAAGCCAACTTGCGCGACGTGCTGCAGGATGCGCCCGGCGTGTTCACCCAGAGCCGCTACGGGCAGGAGCTGCGCCTGTCGATCCGCGGCTCGGGCATTGCGCGCGCCTACCACGTGCGCGGCATCGAGCTGCTGCAGGACGGCATCCCGACCAACCTGGCCGATGGCAGCGGCGACTTCTACGAGATCGATCCCATGGGTCTGCGCGTCACCGAGATCTACAAGGGCGGAAACGCGCTGGGGCTGGGCTCGTCCACCCTCGGCGGCGCGGTCAACTTCATCACCCCGACGGCCCGCACGGCGCTCGCGCCCAACATCGTGCAATTCTCGGGCGGCAGCTTCGGCAGCGGGCAGGTGAGCGGCCAGGTCTCGCGCGTGCGCGGCGATCTGGACTTCCTGCTCAACGCCACCGTCACCCACGCCGACGGCTGGCGCGCGCACGAACGCGGCGACTACCGGCAATTCAACGCCAACCTCGGCTACCGGCTGGGCGCGGCGGCGGAGACGCGCTTCTATCTGGGCGCGTACGACACGCGCCAGCGGCTGCCCGGCACGCTGAGCCTGGCGGACGCTCTGGCCGACCCGCGCCAGGCCGGCGCCGGCGTTGTGGCGCAGGACCAGGCGCGCGACATGCGCGTGCAACGCCTGGCCAACCGCACCAGCCTGCCCTGGGGCGGCGGGCGCCTGGACGTGGACAGCTGGCTGATCCACACCGACATGTTCCACCCTATCTTCCAAGTGCTGACCACCAAGGGCAACACCTGGGGCATCGCGCCGCGCTATACCCGCGCCTGGCAGGCGGGCGGCATGCGCAACGAGGTGACCCTGGGCGCACGCCTTTACGCCGGCGACTACGAGGCGCTGCGCTTTGTCAACGCCGGCGGCGCCGCAGGCGCGCCCACGCTGGACTCGCGCCAGCGGGCGCTGAACCAGGAAGCCTATCTGGAGAACCGCACTTTCCTCACGCCGCAGCTGGCGCTGGTGGCGGGCCTGAAGGCGCTGCGCCACGAACGGCGCTACGACGATCGCGGCCTGCCGGGCGCCGGTGCGCCGAGCAGCGACGCCGCCATCTACAGCGGGCTGGACCCCAGGGTCGGCCTGCTGTGGCAGCCGCGCCCGCAGTTGCAGGTGTTCGCCAATCTCACGCGCAGCCAGGACGTGCCCGACTTCACCGACCTGACGCAGACCTTTGGTGCCACCAGCCGCTTCGTGCCGCTGGCCGCGCAGCGCGCCTGGACGGCCGAGGTCGGCACGCGCGGCAGCCACGGGCCGCTGCGCTGGGACCTGAGCTACTACCGCTCGCAGGTGCGCGGCGAGCTGTTGCAGTACAGCGTGGACCCCGCGGTGCCCGCCGCCACCTTCAACGCCGGGCGCACGCTGCACCAGGGGGTGGAGCTGGGCGCCACGCTGGAGCTGGCGCGCAACCTGCTTGCGGACCACGGCGGCGACAGGCTGGTGCTGCAGCAGATCTGGAACTGGAGCGACTTTCGCTTCCAGGGTGACGCGCAGCACGGCAACGGCGCCATCCCCGGCCTGCCGCGCCACCTGTTGCGCACCACGCTCGGCTACAGGCGCGCCGACGGTTTCTACGTCACGCCCACGCTGGACTGGGTACCCGGCGGCGCCTGGGTGGACTATGCCAACACGCTGAAGACGCCCGGCTACGCATTGCTGGGACTGAAGCTGGGCGCGACACTGCGCGACGGCCTGTCGTTCTATGTGGACTTGCGCAACCTCACCAACCGGCGCTACGTGGCCGACTTCGCGCCGGTGCTCGACGCCCGCGCCGCGCCGGTCAAGACCTTTTATCCCGGCACGGGGCGCAGCCTGCACGCCGGCATGCGTTATGAATTCTGA
- a CDS encoding adenosylcobalamin-dependent ribonucleoside-diphosphate reductase, producing the protein MQREPTDLAPSLDVQPISLDVLQEKYFKNGEQTVHELYARVARALASVEAPEQRAHWEARFRENLQAGAIGAGRIMSAAGTEIQATLINCFVQPVGDCIQGVDDEGFPGIYEALREAAETMRRGGGVGYDFSRIRPRGAEVKGTHSMASGPCSYINVFDQSCSTVESAGARRGAQMGVLRIDHPDVLDFITAKRTPGRWNNFNVSVGVPDAFMQAVEQDGDWDLVHKARPGAEVLRQGGRQRADGLWVYKTVRARALWDTIMQSAYDFAEPGILFLDHINTDNNLGYTERINATNPCGEQPLPSYGCCDLGPIILTRFVRHPFGFSGEAAFDFARFAEVVATQVRALDNVLDVTYWPLEQQRAEAAAKRRIGVGFTGMGNTLAMLGLRYDRQEGRDMAVRIAQCLRDSAYRASIALAREKGAFPKFDADGYLRAGSFASRLPEDIQAQIREHGIRNSHLLSIAPTGTVSLAFADNASNGIEPPFSWTYTRKKREGDGSMSEYVVEDYAWRLYRTLGGDVQQLPDYFVNALQMSASDHVAMMEAVQPYIDTAISKTVNIPADYPYDDFKDLYLQAWHSRLKGLATYRPNSILGAVLEVPVQEKAPAPAAAPEPQAPVDPMRTVIESRPKGGLPAVAEKVEYWTQEGHKTLYLIVSFLPVKDGHGGLVDRAIEFFMPVGQSNESQQWITSSMRLLSLAARGGFLERALSDMRKVAWDRGPVRLGHYAKADGTLVPLWHDSEVAALAYAIQSILARRADAPQQQELPLEEPEAPRGLPPAMAGKKCWECGAHAVIRKDGCDYCTQCGALGSCG; encoded by the coding sequence ATGCAACGTGAACCCACCGATCTCGCCCCCAGCCTGGACGTGCAGCCCATCAGCCTGGACGTCTTGCAGGAAAAATATTTCAAGAATGGCGAGCAGACGGTGCACGAGCTTTATGCGCGCGTGGCGCGGGCGCTGGCCTCGGTGGAGGCGCCCGAGCAGCGCGCCCACTGGGAGGCGCGCTTTCGCGAGAACCTGCAGGCTGGCGCGATCGGCGCGGGTCGCATCATGAGCGCCGCCGGCACCGAGATCCAGGCGACGCTGATCAACTGCTTCGTCCAGCCGGTGGGCGACTGCATCCAGGGCGTGGACGACGAGGGTTTCCCGGGCATCTACGAGGCGCTGCGCGAAGCCGCCGAGACCATGCGCCGGGGCGGCGGCGTGGGCTACGATTTTTCGCGCATCCGCCCGCGCGGCGCCGAGGTCAAGGGCACGCACTCCATGGCTTCGGGGCCGTGCAGCTACATCAACGTCTTCGACCAGTCTTGCTCCACCGTGGAGAGCGCGGGCGCACGCCGGGGCGCGCAGATGGGCGTGCTGCGCATCGACCATCCGGACGTGCTCGACTTCATCACCGCCAAGCGCACGCCCGGGCGCTGGAACAACTTCAACGTTTCGGTCGGCGTGCCCGACGCCTTCATGCAGGCGGTGGAGCAGGACGGCGACTGGGACCTCGTGCACAAGGCCAGGCCCGGCGCCGAGGTGCTGCGCCAGGGCGGGCGCCAGCGCGCCGACGGCTTGTGGGTCTACAAGACGGTGCGCGCGCGCGCGCTCTGGGACACCATCATGCAGTCGGCCTACGACTTCGCCGAGCCGGGCATCCTGTTTCTGGACCACATCAACACCGACAACAACCTGGGCTATACCGAGCGCATCAACGCTACGAATCCTTGCGGCGAGCAGCCGCTGCCGTCCTACGGCTGCTGCGACCTCGGGCCCATCATCCTCACGCGCTTCGTGCGCCATCCATTCGGCTTTTCGGGCGAGGCGGCGTTCGATTTCGCGCGTTTTGCCGAGGTCGTGGCCACGCAGGTGCGGGCGCTGGACAACGTGCTGGACGTGACCTACTGGCCGCTGGAGCAGCAGCGGGCCGAGGCCGCGGCCAAGCGGCGCATTGGCGTGGGCTTTACCGGCATGGGCAACACGCTGGCGATGCTCGGGCTGCGCTACGACCGCCAGGAGGGGCGCGACATGGCGGTGCGCATCGCCCAATGCCTGCGCGACAGCGCCTACCGCGCCTCCATAGCGCTGGCGCGCGAAAAGGGCGCCTTCCCCAAGTTCGACGCCGACGGCTACCTGCGCGCCGGCAGCTTTGCCAGCCGCCTGCCCGAGGACATCCAGGCGCAGATCCGCGAGCACGGCATCCGCAACAGCCACTTGTTGTCGATCGCGCCCACGGGCACGGTGAGCCTGGCCTTTGCCGACAACGCATCCAACGGCATAGAGCCGCCGTTTTCCTGGACTTATACGCGCAAGAAGCGCGAGGGCGACGGCAGCATGAGCGAATACGTCGTCGAAGACTACGCCTGGCGCCTGTACCGCACGCTGGGCGGCGACGTGCAACAGCTGCCCGACTACTTCGTCAACGCACTGCAGATGTCGGCTTCGGACCACGTGGCCATGATGGAAGCGGTGCAGCCCTACATCGACACCGCGATCTCCAAGACGGTCAACATCCCGGCCGACTACCCCTACGACGATTTCAAGGACTTGTACCTGCAGGCCTGGCATTCGCGCCTCAAGGGCCTGGCGACCTACCGGCCCAACAGCATCCTCGGCGCGGTGCTGGAAGTGCCGGTGCAGGAAAAGGCGCCGGCGCCGGCCGCCGCCCCCGAGCCGCAGGCGCCGGTCGATCCGATGCGCACCGTGATCGAGAGCCGCCCCAAGGGCGGCCTGCCCGCGGTGGCCGAGAAGGTGGAGTACTGGACCCAGGAAGGGCACAAGACGCTCTACCTCATCGTCTCCTTCCTGCCGGTCAAGGACGGCCATGGCGGGCTGGTGGATCGCGCCATCGAGTTCTTCATGCCCGTGGGCCAGAGCAACGAGTCGCAGCAGTGGATCACCTCCAGCATGCGCCTTTTGTCGCTGGCCGCGCGCGGCGGTTTCCTGGAGCGGGCGCTGTCGGACATGCGCAAGGTCGCCTGGGACCGCGGCCCGGTGCGCCTGGGCCACTATGCCAAGGCCGATGGCACGCTGGTGCCGCTGTGGCACGACTCGGAGGTTGCGGCCCTGGCCTATGCCATCCAGAGCATCCTCGCGCGCCGCGCCGATGCGCCCCAACAGCAGGAGTTGCCGCTGGAAGAGCCCGAAGCCCCGCGCGGCCTGCCGCCCGCCATGGCCGGCAAGAAGTGCTGGGAATGCGGCGCGCACGCGGTGATACGCAAGGACGGCTGCGACTACTGCACCCAGTGCGGCGCGCTGGGCAGCTGCGGCTGA
- a CDS encoding acyl-CoA-binding protein, with translation MSDLNALFEAAVANSKMLSERPDNATLLKIYALYKQATVGDNAEKKPSLTDLVARAKWDAWSKLKGTAADAAKQQYIDLIASLRD, from the coding sequence ATGTCCGATCTCAACGCCCTTTTCGAGGCCGCCGTGGCCAATTCCAAGATGCTCAGCGAGCGCCCCGACAACGCCACGCTGCTGAAGATCTACGCCCTCTACAAACAGGCTACCGTGGGCGACAACGCCGAGAAGAAACCCAGCCTGACCGACCTGGTGGCGCGCGCCAAATGGGACGCCTGGTCCAAGCTCAAGGGCACCGCGGCCGATGCGGCCAAGCAGCAGTACATCGACCTCATTGCGTCGCTGCGCGACTGA
- a CDS encoding DNA-3-methyladenine glycosylase I yields the protein MEQTQDDTGLAQGPDGLQRCAWCAATPAYRHYHDEEWGYPVADERRLFEKLCLEGFQAGLSWLTILNKRAAFRAAMANFEAPVLARFGAAEVRQLLANAAIVRHRGKIESAIHNARQLLVLQREFGSFAHYVWSYAALAEEGRPAQPSAAALRATTSSPASHALSCDLKKRGFSFVGPTTMYAFMQAMGLVNDHLPGCAVHARVAAARAAFVRP from the coding sequence ATGGAGCAAACGCAAGACGACACCGGGCTGGCGCAAGGGCCCGATGGGCTGCAGCGCTGCGCCTGGTGCGCGGCCACGCCGGCCTATCGGCACTACCACGACGAGGAATGGGGCTACCCCGTGGCCGACGAGCGGCGGCTGTTTGAAAAGCTCTGCCTCGAAGGCTTTCAGGCGGGGCTGAGCTGGCTCACCATCTTGAACAAGCGCGCGGCGTTTCGCGCGGCCATGGCCAATTTCGAAGCGCCGGTGCTCGCGCGTTTCGGCGCGGCCGAGGTGCGCCAGCTGCTGGCCAACGCGGCCATCGTGCGCCACCGCGGCAAGATCGAATCGGCGATCCACAACGCGCGCCAATTGCTGGTGCTGCAGCGCGAATTCGGCAGTTTCGCGCACTATGTCTGGTCCTATGCGGCGCTGGCCGAAGAAGGCCGGCCGGCGCAGCCCAGCGCCGCAGCCCTGCGCGCCACGACAAGCTCGCCCGCCTCGCACGCGCTCTCGTGCGATCTGAAAAAGCGCGGCTTCAGCTTCGTCGGTCCGACCACGATGTACGCCTTCATGCAGGCCATGGGGCTGGTCAACGACCACCTGCCGGGCTGCGCGGTGCATGCCCGGGTGGCCGCAGCGCGCGCGGCCTTCGTGCGGCCCTGA
- a CDS encoding YcnI family protein, translating into MSLPTVRTAALAAPFFLAGALLFASTAQAHVTLQTPQAQAGGGYKAVLRVPHGCKGSATVRVSVQIPAGVIAVKPQPKPGWQIEIQRGKYAQAYRYHGAQLSEGVRTLTWSGGPLPDAYYDEFVFSSQIASSLPPGMVLHFPVVQTCEQGVQRWIEIPADGQTARPEMPAPALKVTGGEGQ; encoded by the coding sequence ATGAGCCTTCCCACCGTCCGCACCGCAGCCCTCGCCGCCCCGTTTTTCCTGGCCGGCGCACTGCTGTTCGCCAGCACCGCGCAAGCGCATGTAACGCTGCAGACCCCCCAGGCGCAGGCCGGCGGCGGCTACAAGGCGGTGCTGCGCGTGCCCCACGGCTGCAAGGGCTCGGCCACCGTGCGTGTGAGCGTGCAGATCCCCGCCGGCGTCATCGCGGTCAAGCCCCAGCCCAAGCCGGGCTGGCAGATCGAGATTCAACGCGGCAAATACGCGCAGGCCTACCGCTACCACGGCGCGCAGCTGAGCGAGGGGGTGCGCACACTCACCTGGTCGGGTGGGCCGCTGCCCGATGCCTACTACGACGAGTTCGTCTTCAGCAGCCAGATCGCCTCATCCCTGCCGCCGGGCATGGTGCTGCACTTCCCGGTGGTGCAGACCTGCGAGCAGGGCGTGCAGCGGTGGATAGAAATCCCCGCCGACGGCCAGACCGCACGGCCCGAAATGCCCGCGCCCGCGCTGAAGGTGACGGGCGGAGAAGGGCAATGA